AATTGCAAAAGAGAATTTTTGGGGGAGACATAATCATGTCAAGGTTTACATTTTCACCATCCGCTATGTATATATTCCAGCAACTTCCTCATCACTTTGTTTTTTTGTTCTTGTCCttgtgggtttttttttttgtcattttggaTTCAGTATTTAACTTTTGAACCCTTATATTAGCAATTTGGTCGaatatagaaaaattaattttgttttcaatagtTTTGAACGAATTTGAGTTttagaaatagaaagaaaattaaaattcatataaaaacaACTATAAATATATACTTAAAATAACTACATAcgtatttatacaaaaatatattatgacTTATTTTAgcagttaattttaatatataaataatatttttatataaaaattaaaataaaaaattaaatcaaatcggGTTAaggattattaattttttgtctgtttttattatttttattctaaactGAATAGATTTTGTGATAAACTCTATTAGATAGACAATGGTTTTTGTGAACAATAGACTCTAAAATTGgaccaataaaataaaagcacACTACACTGTTAAATTATCcacctaaattttaatattaggatAATCATCCACACACCTAGTAAATTGAAAATCTGATATAtccattgttcacattatttagtattttcattatttacCTATAATTTTTCATTCCAAAATGAACACGTGTCGTTGCTCTGTGGATCTCACGAGGTCTATATATACAATTACCACATACCATATACATTGTTCAAAtctcaacaaattaaattatctcTTAAAACTTTTCCACTTTCTCTAAACATACACACAATGGCCAATTCAAAGTTTGTGTTCATGATCACTTCTACTCTTCTTGCTTTAACCATTTTCTCAGCTCTTGCAAGGCCAATTATGCAAAGTGATGACAACAAGAAGGAAATAGCCACACTTGATGAAAATGTGGCCCTTTGGCGCCGCCATATGATAGGTTCCAATAATATTGGAGACCAGTTTGGGACTAACGATTTCCGCCCAACGGATCCAGGTCACAGTCCTGGTGCCGGCCATGCCTTCCCCGGTTTCGCTGCCGCCGCCGCCGGGGCTCCAATGCCGTAATTCTATGTGTGCAATTgaatttttcattcaaaaatctaaatttataatttggacaaaaattatataagagAATGGCTTCTATCCAAGTTAtagtttagatttttttttaaaatagaaattcaAACATGTTATTAGATCAAGctgaaaattcaggtgcagttaattttataaaaagttgaTAATTAAGAATTGTTAggtaatttaataaatttaataaaattattatttaacgaATCTTAATTATCAACTTTATATAAAGTTTACTGCACCTAAATTTCTAGCCCAGTtaaaatcattcaattctaTCACATgcattataataattattgttattaggtATCTCATGCATTAAAGTTTCGTGGTTGCTTATAGCTATCTAATGGAAGTACGGAACGTATAAGTTCCTGTTTATGTCATTGTATATTGTAGTGTGTACCTTTCTAGCGGggtttttattattactattattattattattattattattattattattattattattattattattatgttactttttttttcatttctcatATTATAAAAGTGCATTTATATattgttgttcttcactttgtttatttatttcatatatattattctaCCGAATTGATGGTTGATGTGGAAATTCGTGAATCATGATTATTGTTTCAATTTGGGGGGTGTGTGTATATAATCTAACTGTACGTACCATTGATTTTTTCTCCTTAATAAGCGaaggataaataaaaaaaaatatagaaaactaaTAACATTTTTGAACAATGTATGAATAATATGAATTAATAagattaaaagagtaaatttaaTGAATAGTATTAAATTAGAGTGTAATATACTTGTATTTGATTGGTGGTTGTTTAtgttattaaagataattattgTTTTGCTAGTACtctccataaaaaaaatattatagagtGAAGTTTCGCTAAATAATATAGTAAGATATCACGAGATTTACAGATCTTTTCaaataactaataattattagCATCTAatctttctgtttttgataGCATAGCTTGTTTTTGTTTAGAACGAAGAATGAGATTATAAAAAGAGTCACAAGACAAGTCAACAAAATtatgtaaatttaatttaatttcaaacaaataaaataagccAAAACTTATAAAGAggatatgtttgaaaatttaaaattaaatttgaaaacttaaattaaaattaaaaatttggtataTCTTCTAAAAGATatgttttgatcttattttcccACTTCTTTGGTGCCAGTGTAGCGTCCCAACCACAAGAGCCAAAacatgtgtatatatattatatatcactgtttaataaataaattaattctatttaaattgatttatatacatgtataaaaatttattaaaattataaataaatatttcacGATGTCATAATAAAGAAGCTACAATATTTaactctaattttaaaattatatatatcatatttaatttaaatataaatataaataatatcaatTAAATTCATCAGTTGAATtacatcaatttaaaaaaaaaaaagactctgCTACTTGTACACAAACAAACAATACCAAAACTAGAACTTGAATTAATTTCAAGCCATATTGCTTCCACAAAGTCGAAGAGTTGGAGAATAAGGGatcaaatcaattttaatattatccCATTTATGTTCACATATTTCTTTTAATCCCCAACAACTTTGATCGTTGAAACAATAATATCCATACACTTTTCTCCCGGTTACAAAAACTAAACAATTTCCATTAACAATTCTAAACCCTTGAACATTAGGATTTTCTTCCTTCAACCCTATCTCTTCAACTTTAACTTCCAAAATCCTTTTCCATTTACTTGACTTTGAATCTATCAAAACCCATATAATAAAACAACCTTTCATGTACCTAACTAAACAAAGAGAATGATTCAAACTCTTCTCCTTCCCCCATTCAAAAATTCTTAGATCACAATTCCAATCAAGAGAAGCCTTTAAAGTATCTTCTGGTAGGTTTATCGTCGTTGATTCGCCGTTAGCCGCAAAATCATAAGCCATTATATATAGTGGAAGATAACGAGAACCCTTCTTAAAAACAGAAGGACTATTTAAAATCAGAAACAGTTTTTCTTGAAGATAAACGGAATTATTGAGTCTCATGTTCATTGGACCAACAAAAAAATCATTCTCCATTTTTCTCCATACACCTTCTTTTGAcgaatataatttaataataacatGTTGCCCCCATTCTGGTGTCCTCTCAATAAAAATTATCAAGTAATCATCCAAATAATCCAAACTCTTATTATTCATGCACTTGAAGAAAACATTGGCTTCATGAAAAGGACTTTCAGGTAGAGTGGATGGAGTAGTAATTGGGAGCCATGTTTGTGTTATAGGGTTACATAAACATAACTCTTTATTACTATTACTTTGACACAAAATTAAACCATTGCTTGAAGCGAgaatttttacctttttcaaGAATTGCAAAGAATTTTTAGGCAGTTGCTCATGTAAATTCGATTCTTCTCCGGCCGACGGCGACGGCAGCAGTGGCGGCAACAAATGGAATAATTCATCCTTGTCGaagttattgaaaaatattcttGGTTGAATAAAGATGTAAGTATCATCTTTTAGAGACATACTTTGTGCATGGTTCATCCTAAATCTGACTCCATGAATTTCATCATAAAGAGATTTGCAAAGAAATTGAAACCTACATATTGATTTTGTTGGAAGAAAGGAGAATATGTGAAGCAATTCATCCTCACACAATGatgtcatattttttttctctttgttaAAACTATATAGAACTCTAGCTAATAATTTGATCCTatagatatttatatatatagaaaaaaatttaatttaagtgttgaatattaaaaaatttgatttgtttcttttaagaTCACAATAGATTTCTTTCTGATTTGcttctttgtgtttttaggTATTATTTTACGTGGTAAATagaattatctttttataaaattagaatatCTCAATTCAAAATTAGAATATCTTCTTCCAAAGTAATAAGATATTAATTGTTTTGATGGTTAGAAACTTAAAATTTACTTTGTCAATTTATTATAAGTTTAAAACTAATTGGTTGGGTTCAAAATAATGTATTACTTATCAATTCAACGAATAATTATTGGATCCTGATTCCTTTCACTTATTTTTCGATTGATGTATAATTGGTTTACATGTTAAGTAGGTACGGTACAAAAAAAACAgacatttataataaaatatttgtatcaaaattttagtatgttataaaatataatattttcacTAAAAATTAGACACAAAATAAtcatattttgtaattttttaacaactttttataaaaaaatatttaaagttcaaaattttaaaaatattttgaatcaaAGTTCTAATCAGTTTGTTTCaaactcttaatttttgaacatTATAGCGCTATACTAACTCAAATACCCTATAATatactaatatattattttcatgtaTAACAgccatatattatttttcaaaaaattagtcactctatatatatagatagaaatattaaatatatatttaaaataagttaaataaaatatatatttatatacaaatatataatagtaattaatttttatgtacatattattttttattttagaaataatattttttgtttatgatttCTGTTAGTATGACAGATTAAGGATTAATTCGTCACAAATCTAAACGTCATTTGAGAATTATTGCTGGTGAATGAGTTACTACTgcatacacaaaataaaatttaaattttcaacacTTATTTAAACAGAGGAATAAGTTGACCAACTCAAGTTggtttataaataatatattttactattatataGTATGAGTTTTGGTCTTTACATTTTGCAACTTaagacatttttttttatcgGTAGATTGGACAACTTCCAATCCTAGGTACTTCGGTGGATTGGACAACCCACAATTCTAAGTACACAACACATCCACACACTCTTCACACATATTATCACATTTTTTCTCAATTGCTTTCTCTAGAGCTTGAACCGTTGACCTTTGATGTGGAGAAAGAGATATGCCATTAGAACCAAGGCTCTTTGGCAACTTAAGACATTTAAGAGGTAAGGTACGAGGTATCATTGGATGGGCTAACTCACAACTCACAAGCCTGTAAGTTCTGATCCAACTCAAAGATTTTGGATTGACCAAGGCTATTGGATCGGAAACTTTGTTATCTCATAATAAGTCACAATGTACAATACTACAATGTTCAAGTTGGGTTTTGGATTGAAAATTTTGCAATTCATGCAAGAGCATGTTTGGGAACTCAAAAAAAAGAACTTGTTTTTCAAAAACcgttttttctttcaaaaataaattatgtttgggtataaatatgaaaatagcTTAAATCGAAAATACTAATTTTAAGCTAAAAATGATTTATAAGTGAAAACAATATTTTGAAGTTTATGATTATAATCAAAAGTGCATTGTTTggaattctaattatttttttcagtttAACCTCAAgtatcaattttttttggaataaattaaaaaatacattattttctaaaaaattaaaaaaactttaattaccattatttgttttttttttcccttaccGTTCACCTAATGTTTAAATGAACGAACTACATGTTTCACCTCTCAAATTCATTGAATAACTAGGCAAATTGTGAACTTCTAATTCGTTTAATTAGACGTGtgataaatctaaaaaaaatactgataattaaaatttagaatttttttaagaaaataattgattttttaaatttattccaAAAAAAATCCTTATATTATATAAGATGAATATGGAATAAGTTtgatgtataatttttttcctgaaatgtaatttattatatataaccTAAACAATATATTTTTGCTATTTTGAATATTCAAATCCAAAACCTAGTTAGAAGGGTAgatatttactattttaattaactccatgtttgttattattataaatatttaatttataagtaaAGTAGATTAGTACCTATTAATATATGtactattattaaataatataaataataattttatatttatttttgtaatcataccacttaaaactaaattttttatacattcCAAACATAATAGATTAACTTAAAATAATCTTCAACCAAATAATTCAACATGAATTAATTAACACATgattaattattctaaaatattattatataaataaaactattaaaatattttattcttttaagttttaatcaTTCTCAGACTAATAATTTAGAATGatatatattctaataattttcaCTGAGCAAAAACctaaacttatttttttatttataaaatataaaaaatgaaaattctaaAACTTTCGATATTTAAAAGTAGTAGAAAGATAACGGAGAATGACTTAAATCATATTAAATAACCAAACTTTTTTAACTGATTCAAGAAACTCTTTTGAtttaagtttaaaaattattatcaattaCCTATACCTTTTCagaagtttttaaaatttaaacaatgatacacatttaaatatttttattaattaagtccaactaaattaatttaacataacaaaaattagttataactattattattttaaatattattatttaatttgattggtcttaatttataaaaaaaatttgaatatataacactattcttaaaatttattatgaatatttttattaaattttattcctcTTTTCAGATCTATGAATTTAATGCTTATACCCATTTATGGAAACATATTTTACACTTAAATATTCTAGgtcaataaaattaattatctttNNNNNNNNNNNNNNNNNNNNNNNNNNNNNNNNNNNNNNNNNNNNNNNNNNNNNNNNNNNNNNNNNNNNNNNNNtatgaatatttttattaaattttattcctcTTTTTAGATCTATGAATTTAATACTTATACGGTTATACCTATATATGAAAACATATTTTACACTTAAATATCCTAGGTCAATAAAATTAAttgtcttttatatttattattcattgtgtaaataattattcatattaatatactatacataaaaaattagtcattaaattagttatttacataaaatatatGNNNNNNNNNNNNNNNNNNNNNNNNNNNNNNNNNNNNNNNNNNNNNNNNNNNNNNNNNNNNNNNNNNNNNNNNNNNNNNNNNNNNNNNNNNNNNNNNNNNNNNNNNNNNNNNNNNNNNNNNNNNNNNNNNNNNNNNNNNNNNNNNNNNNNNNNNNNNNNNNNNNNNNNNNNNNNNNNNNNNNNNNNNNNNNNNNNNNNNNNNNNNNNNNNNNNNNNNNNNNNNNNNNNNNNNNNNNNNNNNNNNNNNNNNNNNNNNNNNNNNNNNNNNNNNNNNNNNNNNNNNNNNNNNNNNNNNNNNNNNNNNNNNNNNNNNNNNNNNNNNNNNNNNNNNNNNNNNNNNNNNNNNNNNNNNNNNNNNNNNNNNNNNNNNNNNNNNNNNNNNNNNNNNNNNNNNNNNNNNNNNNNNNNNNNNNNNNNNNNNNNNNNNNNNNNNNNNNNNNNNNNNNNNNNNNNNNNNNNNNNNNNNNNNNNNNNNNNNNNNNNNNNNNNNNNNNNNNNNNNNNNNNNNNNNNNNNNNNNNNNNNNNNNNNNNNNNNNNNNNNNNNNNNNNNNNNNNNNNNNNNNNNNNNNNNNNNNNNNNNNNNNNNNNNNNNNNNNNNNNNNNNNNNNNNNNNNNNNNNNNNNNNNNNNNNNNNNNNNNNNNNNNNNNNNNNNNNNNNNNNNNNNNNNNNNNNNNNNNNNNNNNNNNNNNNNNNNNNNNNNNNNNNNNNNNNNNNNNNNNNNNNNNNNNNNNNNTCAAACGCTATGTGAATTGTGATGTGAGTTTATAAAAATTGATTCCaaataaacatttaaaaaaaaaaaagaaaagaaattgcaGGAGAGAAGAGGCAGGGAAAGAAACGAAAATCTGGCGGCGGATGCAGAAACCACACTGTCCACACTGAGACACCGAAACTCTCATCGTATATAAAGTGGACTGCTTGGCATTCGTGCAAATCCCTCACAATCAGATCCAACGGCTGACACCAAACCCCATTCGTGAAATCCAACGGCCACAAGAACGTCCGCGTTTACGAAACAAACCCAACCCATGTATCCTTCATCCTCTTAAGTTTAGTTATACCCTTCCACCGCGCCCCcgctctctttctctctttctctctcttcccaatttccCCAGATtcacctctttctctctctaaaactaaaaaaccTCACTCCTCACCCGTTTCTGTTACAGAGAGAGAAAGTTTCTCTGTTATTGTTGTAAccgtttctttcttttttcagttAACAAGATGGAACAATCCAACGGTTCTGATTCGCCGCAGCAAAACCAACACAAACAACAGCAACCGTCGTCAGACAACCATCAACCGCAACAACCGAAGCAGCAACAACGGCAACATCCACCGGCCGTTGCGGTGCCGACGCAGCAGTGGATGCCGTATCCTGCGGCGGCCATGGTAATGCAGCACCACATGTTGCCGCCGCAGCACTACGCGCCGCCTCACTACGTGCCTTATCACCATCCCTACCACGCGCCGGCTCCACCTCCTCCGCCTCACGTGGCTCACCACAACCACCAGCAGCACCAGCATGGATCCGGCGGCGGTGAGAACAAGACGGTTTGGGTTGGAGATTTGCATCACTGGATGGATGAGAACTATCTCCATCGATGCTTCGCTTCCGCCGGAGAGGTCGTATCCATATTTTCCGTTAATTCTGTTATATTTTCAGAGAAAGCTATAtatctttttggttttttctttCTAACATATATCTTTTTGAGTTGATTTAGTAACGTGAAAGCTTTTACTTCAGTTGGTTATTTGGTGTgtataatttgtaatttttaaaatagctAAGCTTGGATTATAGCATGTAAATGCATTTAGTTGTGGTATTCTAATAGTTATGGTATTGATAATGAAGTATAatgatttttcatataattGATAGTTTAGAgaaaatatatatgttaaaatgCAAATTTTCAAATAGTTGCTTGTGATGGTGTCTCTTAAGTTTTAATGGGTTATAGACTTATAGTATCTTTTATAAGCTGTCATTGTGCTTTGAAGCTTATCTCAGCCTTGAATCGAAGCAAACTTTGAAGCTTGTGTTGTCTTTGAAGTGGAGGGAGCTTtactttgtttaatttttacttttatatggCCTGTAAAACTGacattcaataaaagaaaaccAAATTAATCTAAGGTTGGATGTAAGTGAAAAGAGTTTTACATTCACATTGCACGGAAGTTATGATGTAAGGTTGTATGCTTTATTTTACTCATTTTCATCAAGTACCGATTTCGtaatgtaatattttaaatttaatatagcAATGTAAATATTTTCGTGGAAATGAAGGTGTTGTGCATTTATTTGAACTAGTTTGCATATAAGAGTTTTCCCTTTGTAGAATACAGAAGGACCACACTCATTGATGATAAGTTCGgaatttttcttatatttaaaGATTAAAGTTTGAAGAATCTAGTGAAAAATGTAGATGTTGTTGCTGGTTTTTTTCTCTTTGTAGTGCATATTCATTCATATCTTAGTGCTTTAACATGATATTTATCttggttgaaatttttttattatgatattattgaagagAGAGTCACAGAAATGTTATACACAAGAACAAAATGTTATATTAGAAGGAAGTATGCTTCACTCATACAAGTGCCTATACTAATCTTTGAAACTAGATCTTGTGCATTATTTAGTCTATTACTTagattacataaaaaatatatcggAACTAAGATTATATGTTTGTATGATTATATAACTTTGGAAAGGTGACACAGTCTCTACTTTGTTGCCGCTCTAGTTTGATGAAAATTAACTGGAATTTTGAAATCTTAACTTGTTTCAACATCAAATGCTTCTTGTTCTTCTCTTATGGCTTCATTTACAAACCCATAGTATTGCTTCTTTACTGTTACCATATGGTTTTGCAGATTTCATCCATCAAGGTTATTCGCAATAAGCAGACTGGTCTATCAGAGGGTTATGGATTTGTTGAATTTCATTCACATGCCACAGCTGAGAAGGTTTTACAGAGTTATGCTGGAATTTTGATGCCGAACACAGAGCAACCTTTCCGCCTGAACTGGGCAACATTTAGTACAGGAGAGAAGTCCTCAGACAATGTTCCTGATCTTTCTATTTTTGTAGGAGATTTAGCTGCAGATGTTACAGATAGTTTGTTGCATGAAACGTTTGCTAGTGTGTTTCCTTCTGTTAAAGCTGCAAAAGTTGTCTTTGATGCCAATACTGGCCGTTCAAAGGGCTATGGTTTCGTCAGGTTTGGAGATGATAGCGAGAGAACAAAAGCTATGACTCAAATGAATGGCGTTTACTGTTCTAGCAGGCCTATGCGTATTGGCGCTGCAACTCCAAGGAAATCATCTGGCCATCAAGGTATCCcaaatcacattacttgtttcTGAGTTCTGGCATGGAATTTACTCTTTGGGGACTTTGAGAATTACATTCTTATTCTCATATAAGCAACAGTATTATGGTTGAATTGATGATTATCTCAATTTCTATTGACATGTCGTTCTGGAATCTAGATGGTGAATAAATGCCGTGACATGACtcctattttgtattttaaggAATGAACATTGAATTTATTTGCTGATTTATTAATAAACCACTTCTAATAAAGTGAGGCAAGCTCAAGTGTCAACGGTCTGCAGCATGGTATCTTTGTACATACTACTTAGTAGGAAAATAGAACTACTTGAATTCATTTTTTCATCAATTTGTTCTTATCTTCGTTTCCCATCActtcaatttgattttataataGAGATGTGctcttttctaaatttgttTATCCATTGCATGTTGCAACAAGAGTTTGAAATACCTGTACtgaatatattcaaaattttctgTTTCGTTTTATAGGAGGCCAGGCAAATGGCGCATCCAGCCAATCTGAAGCGGATTCTACAAACACAACTGTGAGTTTCCCACTCTGTTATTAGCTTTTGTATTTTAATGCTTTCTCCTAACCGATATTGTATGATAGATATTTGTTGGAGGACTCGACCCTAATGTTACAGATGAAGATCTTAGGCAGCAATTCTCTCAGTATGGTGAGATAGTATCTGTTAAGATACCTGTTGGAAAGGGGTGTGGTTTTGTCCAATTTGCAATCAGGTAAACTTTCTGGCACTCTCGAATCATTGCTTTTTCATGGAGCCAGA
This portion of the Arachis duranensis cultivar V14167 chromosome 6, aradu.V14167.gnm2.J7QH, whole genome shotgun sequence genome encodes:
- the LOC107495791 gene encoding polyadenylate-binding protein RBP47C, which encodes MEQSNGSDSPQQNQHKQQQPSSDNHQPQQPKQQQRQHPPAVAVPTQQWMPYPAAAMVMQHHMLPPQHYAPPHYVPYHHPYHAPAPPPPPHVAHHNHQQHQHGSGGGENKTVWVGDLHHWMDENYLHRCFASAGEISSIKVIRNKQTGLSEGYGFVEFHSHATAEKVLQSYAGILMPNTEQPFRLNWATFSTGEKSSDNVPDLSIFVGDLAADVTDSLLHETFASVFPSVKAAKVVFDANTGRSKGYGFVRFGDDSERTKAMTQMNGVYCSSRPMRIGAATPRKSSGHQGGQANGASSQSEADSTNTTIFVGGLDPNVTDEDLRQQFSQYGEIVSVKIPVGKGCGFVQFAIRNNAEEALQKLNGTVIGKQTVRLSWGRNPANKQFRMDFGGNHWSGTYYGAPVYDGYGYALPPPHDPSIYAAAYAAYPIYGGHQQQVN